Proteins from a single region of Candidatus Binatia bacterium:
- a CDS encoding glycosyltransferase, translating into MNQRGGAERVFAWIARAWPDAPIYTALYDEHAVGDLFPAARVRRSYLARIPFANRYFRVLAPFYPRAFEAFDFSGFDAIVSSTTAWAKGVVAPPGAVHVCYINTVSRFAFAYDEYVRTRLARPMIDRLIAWDRAAAARPTRFVANSLNVAQRISRYYGRDCDVLHCPVDVDRFRIGSGGGDYFVAASRLLPYKRIDLAIRAAALAGVKLFVAGTGPAESALRGLARGTTTTMLGFVPDAQLAELFGDARAAIVPGEEDFGLVPLEAAATGRPTIAFRGGGALETIVENETGVFFDEPTPESLAAALRDFDASRFDSQRLRVHAEKFAPQQFIDRLRSIVDRVYREKANA; encoded by the coding sequence AACCAGCGTGGCGGCGCGGAGCGAGTCTTCGCCTGGATCGCGCGGGCGTGGCCCGACGCGCCGATCTATACGGCGCTGTACGACGAGCACGCCGTCGGCGATCTCTTCCCGGCAGCGCGAGTTCGCCGTTCGTACCTCGCCCGGATCCCCTTTGCGAACCGCTATTTTCGGGTGCTCGCGCCGTTCTATCCGCGCGCCTTCGAGGCCTTCGACTTCTCGGGCTTCGACGCGATCGTCAGCTCGACGACCGCCTGGGCGAAAGGCGTCGTGGCCCCGCCCGGAGCCGTGCACGTCTGCTACATCAACACCGTCAGCCGTTTCGCGTTCGCGTACGACGAGTACGTGCGAACGCGCCTCGCGCGTCCGATGATCGACCGGCTGATCGCGTGGGATCGCGCCGCCGCCGCGCGGCCAACCCGATTCGTCGCCAACTCGCTGAACGTCGCGCAACGGATCTCGCGATACTACGGCCGCGACTGCGACGTGCTGCACTGCCCGGTCGACGTCGATCGTTTTAGGATCGGCAGCGGAGGCGGCGACTACTTCGTTGCTGCGTCGCGCCTGCTGCCCTACAAACGAATCGATCTCGCGATCCGCGCGGCCGCACTCGCCGGCGTCAAGCTATTCGTTGCCGGCACCGGCCCGGCGGAGAGCGCGCTGCGCGGCCTCGCCCGCGGAACGACGACGACGATGCTCGGCTTCGTCCCCGACGCGCAGCTGGCGGAGCTGTTCGGCGACGCGCGCGCCGCGATCGTTCCCGGCGAGGAAGACTTCGGACTCGTCCCGCTCGAGGCGGCCGCGACCGGGCGTCCGACGATCGCCTTTCGGGGCGGCGGCGCGCTCGAGACGATCGTCGAAAACGAGACGGGCGTGTTTTTCGACGAGCCGACGCCGGAGTCGCTGGCCGCCGCGCTGCGCGACTTCGACGCTTCGCGCTTCGATTCGCAGCGGTTGCGCGTGCACGCCGAAAAATTCGCGCCGCAGCAGTTCATCGATCGCTTACGTTCAATCGTGGATCGAGTATATCGGGAGAAGGCGAACGCGTAG
- a CDS encoding DUF2079 domain-containing protein, which produces MRPVYIAVAVFAVVYIGLDLNKLYALRYGADLGTYLQTLVNLRHGSSWNYGEWRPHFAVHDSWVLTALVPLVALFPRAEALIVVQVLAVALGAIPLALFARETGVEPRAANALGIAYLLTPSAQGLSYDNFSENVFVPLLAFGAALVVRRRALWPALILAQLLLGLKEDQIPFVLWFAVACALWWDRRIGIALAALALCNGAGFWLVERASAAAPNVPQYSLAVFDPASKISMLFLLLAPFAFAPVGVGWWLLLGAPLVAEIVLMRPWNYEASRVGSHYTAALLAATAVAATFGVRRYPRFARYMIASAVVVLLGFNDTVLRPGRWPYVVDWNAYARALAIRDATQPVLLRRGEEGVWAVAAVNPGVRLDPRPDPLFPRCPAYDTNAAAFFGSLAGRAPQRLCGGVPVRP; this is translated from the coding sequence ATGAGACCGGTATACATTGCCGTGGCCGTCTTCGCGGTCGTGTATATCGGCCTGGACCTTAACAAGCTGTACGCGTTGCGATATGGTGCCGATCTCGGGACGTATCTGCAGACGCTCGTGAACCTGCGGCACGGCTCGTCGTGGAATTATGGCGAGTGGCGCCCGCACTTTGCTGTGCACGACTCGTGGGTGCTGACCGCGCTCGTTCCGTTGGTCGCCCTGTTTCCGCGCGCGGAGGCGCTGATCGTAGTGCAGGTGCTGGCCGTGGCGCTCGGAGCGATTCCGCTGGCGCTGTTCGCGCGCGAGACCGGAGTCGAGCCGCGCGCCGCCAACGCGCTCGGCATCGCGTATCTGCTGACGCCGTCCGCGCAGGGGCTGAGTTACGACAACTTCTCGGAGAACGTTTTCGTGCCGTTGCTGGCGTTCGGCGCGGCGCTCGTCGTGCGGCGGCGCGCGCTCTGGCCGGCGCTCATCCTGGCGCAGCTGCTGCTCGGGCTGAAGGAAGACCAGATTCCGTTCGTGCTCTGGTTCGCGGTTGCGTGTGCGCTCTGGTGGGATCGCCGCATCGGGATCGCGCTCGCCGCGCTCGCGCTGTGCAACGGCGCGGGGTTTTGGCTGGTCGAGCGAGCGTCGGCGGCGGCGCCCAACGTGCCGCAATATTCGCTCGCGGTGTTCGATCCCGCCAGCAAGATATCGATGCTGTTCCTGTTGCTCGCGCCATTCGCGTTTGCGCCCGTCGGCGTCGGATGGTGGCTGCTTTTGGGAGCGCCGCTGGTCGCCGAAATCGTCTTGATGCGGCCGTGGAACTACGAGGCGAGCCGCGTCGGCTCGCATTACACGGCGGCGCTGCTCGCCGCGACGGCGGTCGCGGCGACATTCGGCGTGCGGCGCTATCCTCGCTTCGCGCGCTACATGATCGCTTCGGCGGTGGTCGTGCTGCTCGGGTTTAACGACACCGTGCTGCGTCCGGGCCGCTGGCCGTACGTCGTCGACTGGAACGCCTACGCGCGCGCGCTGGCGATTCGCGACGCCACGCAGCCCGTGCTGCTGCGCAGGGGCGAGGAGGGGGTCTGGGCGGTCGCGGCCGTCAACCCGGGCGTGCGGCTCGATCCGCGCCCCGATCCGCTCTTCCCGCGGTGCCCGGCCTACGATACCAACGCGGCGGCGTTCTTCGGCAGCCTCG